One Oryza brachyantha chromosome 3, ObraRS2, whole genome shotgun sequence DNA segment encodes these proteins:
- the LOC107303739 gene encoding germin-like protein 3-1, with translation MGAAAAAGHAALAPRILLPLVVLAAVCRCDPDLLFDYCVADTAAAAGAGVLHLNGLACIDPALARADHFATSALSRAATGPAATLFGFNVTLTSPGASLPGANAQGLAMARVDLAPGGMAPPHSHPRASEVALVLGGTVLAGFADTSYRLYTQLLRAGEAFVFPRAMVHFLYNADTAAPAVVLSGLNSQSPGAQLVPFSAFLTEPRLPDEVLKKAFKITGQDVQRIQRHLGGL, from the coding sequence atgggagcagcagcagcagctggccaTGCCGCTCTCGCCCCTCGAATCCTCCTCCcgctcgtcgtcctcgccgccgtttGCCGATGCGATCCCGACCTCCTCTTCGACTACTGCGTCGCCgacaccgcggcggcggccggggccgGGGTGCTCCACCTGAACGGCCTCGCCTGCATCGACCCGGCGCTGGCCCGCGCCGACCACTTCGCcacgtccgcgctctcgcgcgccgccaccggcccGGCCGCCACGCTCTTCGGCTTCAACGTGACGCTGACGAGCCCCGGCGCGTCGCTGCCGGGCGCCAACGCGCAGGGGCTCGCCATGGCGCGCGTCGACCTCGCGCCGGGCGgcatggcgccgccgcactCCCACCCGCGCGCGTCGGAGGTGGCGCTCGTCCTCGGCGGGACCGTCCTGGCCGGGTTCGCCGACACATCGTACCGGCTGTACACGCAGCTGctgcgcgccggcgaggcgttCGTGTTCCCGAGGGCCATGGTGCACTTCCTCTACAACGCggacacggcggcgccggccgtcgtGCTGTCGGGGCTCAACAGCCAGAGCCCCGGCGCGCAGCTCGTGCCGTTCTCGGCGTTCCTGACGGAGCCGCGGCTGCCGGACGAGGTCCTCAAGAAGGCCTTCAAGATCACCGGGCAGGACGTGCAGAGGATCCAACGACACCTCGGTGGATTGTAG